Proteins from one Juglans microcarpa x Juglans regia isolate MS1-56 chromosome 1S, Jm3101_v1.0, whole genome shotgun sequence genomic window:
- the LOC121247141 gene encoding probable E3 ubiquitin-protein ligase RNF217 isoform X2, producing the protein MAQESAVGDLMYVDDFFLSILFDVEEENEILPLSDEKYAEELQFQEVLMGSMITSQHANKGASSSSSFSSPLIQACSSTQNPEPVEETKEAGESSSCFCEICAERKDSEEMFKNHSCVHSFCSDCISKHVATKIQESITVVSCPELGCETVLTIDACRRVLPKEVQERWDSALCETQVLAFQTFYCPFKDCSAMLLNDNEGGEVIRQSECPSCHRLFCAQCYVAWHPGVECEEYQRLNEDERGRDDLMVRELARERRWMRCPSCKYYVEKTEGCLHITCRCAFQFCYGCGVKWTGDHGGCQRD; encoded by the exons ATGGCTCAAGAATCAGCTGTTGGTGATCTTATGTATGTAGATGACTTTTTCTTGTCCATTTTATTTGatgtagaagaagaaaatgagattttgcCACTGTCGGATGAAAAGTATGCCGAAGAACTGCAGTTCCAAGAGGTTCTCATGGGGTCCATGATCACTTCCCAACATGCAAACAAGGGGGCTTCATCCTCATCCTCCTTTTCATCACCATTAATTCAAGCATGTTCTTCAACCCAAAACCCAGAGCCGGTTGAGGAAACAAAAGAAGCAGGAGAATCATCGAGTTGCTTCTGTGAAATTTGTGCGGAGAGGAAAGATAGTGAGGAGATGTTCAAAAACCATAGCTGTGTTCACTCCTTTTGTTCCGATTGCATTAGCAAACATGTTGCCACAAAGATCCAAGAGAGCATAACCGTTGTTTCTTGCCCCGAACTGGGTTGCGAGACTGTCCTGACAATCGATGCTTGCAGGCGAGTGCTTCCTAAAGAAGTGCAGGAAAGGTGGGACTCGGCGCTGTGCGAAACACAGGTTCTTGCTTTCCAGACTTTTTACTGTCCATTCAAGGATTGTTCAGCCATGTTGTTGAATGATAACGAAGGAGGAGAAGTCATTAGGCAGTCAGAGTGTCCATCCTGCCATAGATTGTTCTGTGCACAATGTTATGTAGCTTGGCATCCAGGGGTAGAGTGCGAAGAGTACCAGAGGCTGAATGAGGATGAGAGGGGGAGGGACGATCTTATGGTGAGGGAGCTAGCAAGGGAGAGGAGATGGATGAGGTGCCCCAGTTGCAAATACTATGTGGAAAAGACTGAAGGTTGTTTACATATTACTTGCAG GTGTGCATTCCAGTTTTGCTATGGATGTGGAGTAAAATGGACTGGAGATCATGGTGGTTGCCAGAGAGATTAA
- the LOC121247141 gene encoding E3 ubiquitin-protein ligase RNF144A-like isoform X1, whose protein sequence is MAQESAVGDLMYVDDFFLSILFDVEEENEILPLSDEKYAEELQFQEVLMGSMITSQHANKGASSSSSFSSPLIQACSSTQNPEPVEETKEAGESSSCFCEICAERKDSEEMFKNHSCVHSFCSDCISKHVATKIQESITVVSCPELGCETVLTIDACRRVLPKEVQERWDSALCETQVLAFQTFYCPFKDCSAMLLNDNEGGEVIRQSECPSCHRLFCAQCYVAWHPGVECEEYQRLNEDERGRDDLMVRELARERRWMRCPSCKYYVEKTEGCLHITCRDYRFYLLVHLPSWVALICGLLIGCQGIQILSLIQEMQRYLQYRLAEISYVRSIIVM, encoded by the exons ATGGCTCAAGAATCAGCTGTTGGTGATCTTATGTATGTAGATGACTTTTTCTTGTCCATTTTATTTGatgtagaagaagaaaatgagattttgcCACTGTCGGATGAAAAGTATGCCGAAGAACTGCAGTTCCAAGAGGTTCTCATGGGGTCCATGATCACTTCCCAACATGCAAACAAGGGGGCTTCATCCTCATCCTCCTTTTCATCACCATTAATTCAAGCATGTTCTTCAACCCAAAACCCAGAGCCGGTTGAGGAAACAAAAGAAGCAGGAGAATCATCGAGTTGCTTCTGTGAAATTTGTGCGGAGAGGAAAGATAGTGAGGAGATGTTCAAAAACCATAGCTGTGTTCACTCCTTTTGTTCCGATTGCATTAGCAAACATGTTGCCACAAAGATCCAAGAGAGCATAACCGTTGTTTCTTGCCCCGAACTGGGTTGCGAGACTGTCCTGACAATCGATGCTTGCAGGCGAGTGCTTCCTAAAGAAGTGCAGGAAAGGTGGGACTCGGCGCTGTGCGAAACACAGGTTCTTGCTTTCCAGACTTTTTACTGTCCATTCAAGGATTGTTCAGCCATGTTGTTGAATGATAACGAAGGAGGAGAAGTCATTAGGCAGTCAGAGTGTCCATCCTGCCATAGATTGTTCTGTGCACAATGTTATGTAGCTTGGCATCCAGGGGTAGAGTGCGAAGAGTACCAGAGGCTGAATGAGGATGAGAGGGGGAGGGACGATCTTATGGTGAGGGAGCTAGCAAGGGAGAGGAGATGGATGAGGTGCCCCAGTTGCAAATACTATGTGGAAAAGACTGAAGGTTGTTTACATATTACTTGCAG AGATTATCGTTTCTATTTGCtggtgcatcttccttcttggGTTGCTTTGATTTGTGGGTTGTTGATTGGCTGTCAAGGGATACAAATTCTGTCCCTCATACAGGAGATGCAGAGATATCTTCAATATAGACTGGCAGAAATTAGTTATGTTAGAAGCATAATAGTTATGTAG